A single Pedobacter sp. PACM 27299 DNA region contains:
- a CDS encoding PorP/SprF family type IX secretion system membrane protein, whose product MKNLIRIIIVSAFLSLGTERVIAQIDPHFSQYYANPLWLNPALTGVTDGDYRVSINAKQQWGTISNSFLTGGASFDMAPVKNLAFGAMVLNQSAGDIGYNYLNALVSAAYRIHFGQTGLNMINFGVQAGILNKSFDASKITLGSQFNPVTGYDPNFGINENYSATNSLVPDVNVGLMYFDGNPDQTVNVFGGATAAHILRPNDKFLGADVKMPIRYAAHGGARVRVTDMLDITPNALYMRQGNARETSFGAYAKVMLNTEADLMFGTNYRVDDAAIAFFGLNIKNMVFGLSYDFNTSSLNKATRSQGGLELSVSFTRRKGIIGPNFFCPRL is encoded by the coding sequence ATGAAGAACCTAATTAGAATTATTATAGTAAGCGCGTTTTTAAGTTTGGGAACAGAAAGGGTTATCGCACAGATAGACCCACACTTCTCACAGTATTATGCCAACCCCTTATGGCTAAACCCAGCCCTAACGGGGGTAACTGATGGAGATTATAGAGTATCTATCAACGCAAAGCAACAGTGGGGGACGATTTCTAATTCGTTTTTAACCGGGGGCGCGTCATTTGATATGGCCCCCGTTAAAAATCTAGCGTTCGGAGCCATGGTTTTAAATCAGAGTGCCGGTGATATCGGCTACAACTACCTGAACGCCCTGGTGTCTGCCGCTTATCGGATTCACTTCGGACAAACCGGATTGAATATGATCAACTTCGGAGTGCAGGCAGGGATTCTCAACAAAAGTTTTGATGCCTCCAAAATCACGCTGGGAAGTCAGTTTAACCCCGTTACCGGTTACGATCCCAACTTTGGTATCAATGAAAACTACTCGGCCACCAATTCACTCGTTCCCGATGTGAATGTAGGGTTGATGTATTTCGATGGAAATCCAGACCAGACGGTCAACGTATTTGGTGGTGCCACAGCAGCACACATCCTCCGACCTAACGATAAGTTTTTAGGCGCAGATGTCAAAATGCCCATCCGTTATGCCGCGCATGGCGGAGCAAGGGTAAGGGTAACCGATATGTTAGACATTACACCCAATGCTTTGTACATGAGACAAGGGAATGCCAGAGAAACTTCCTTCGGTGCCTATGCCAAGGTTATGTTAAATACAGAAGCCGACCTGATGTTTGGTACAAACTACAGGGTAGATGATGCAGCAATTGCCTTCTTCGGACTGAACATTAAAAATATGGTATTTGGATTAAGTTATGATTTCAATACTTCAAGCCTAAACAAGGCCACCCGAAGCCAGGGTGGATTGGAATTGTCTGTCTCCTTTACCAGAAGAAAAGGAATTATTGGCCCTAACTTCTTTTGCCCAAGATTATAA
- a CDS encoding OmpA family protein → MKLRILLVFMLLASMASAQFVTNSKRVADVYYQNKEYYAAAEYYKKALQISSDSAGFVVPYGFVSKLQPDNPKKEDYEYCVYQLAESLRQYKNFRDAEKWYEIAVGFNNPKFNLANFWYGVTLRANQNYDQAITAFQTFQNKYKKQDEYQERAKIGIASCQFALFEVSHPRLYSLSRLNNEINQKGSNYAPLMRGSILYFTSSRPTDTKSKSIILSDDKSNAKVTRKESPYINAIYETAGNPLNEKITISKIPSTLKGKDVAAPAFLPNGRTMFMTVWTAKDNRKIYQSTRNSSTESSAWSEPVELGGNVNINGFNSMQPFVSRNGKYLIFSSDRPGGIGKYDLWYCAIRPDGSLGQAVNMGNTINTAGDEEAPYYNVRTKKLLYSSNGKVGLGGFDFYESEGDFDSWSDPRNLGYPFNSSKDDLYFTPVDGDDVEGYISSDRESLCCLELFYLKREFLNVRGQIIDCETKKPLENVIVTVSDSLQEFKFTTGSDGKYNFKLNTNRQLQITAEKTKYFTKKLHYNYDQLAQKDTLITEEICLIPNDVPIRLKNVLYEFNKAELTEASKAELEIVYNVMMDNPLVAIELSAHTDTIGSQVYNLDLSNRRAKSCVDYLVSRGIPASRMVSKGYGSTMPVAPNFLKNGKDNPAGRALNRRTEFKAIKNKE, encoded by the coding sequence ATGAAACTTAGAATATTACTCGTTTTTATGTTGCTGGCCAGTATGGCTTCTGCTCAGTTTGTAACCAATAGTAAAAGGGTTGCAGATGTATATTATCAGAATAAAGAATATTATGCTGCTGCCGAATATTATAAAAAAGCACTGCAGATCTCTTCCGATTCCGCTGGCTTTGTCGTTCCTTATGGCTTTGTCAGCAAGCTTCAGCCAGACAACCCGAAAAAAGAAGATTATGAATACTGTGTCTATCAATTGGCGGAATCTTTGAGACAGTACAAGAACTTTAGAGATGCCGAAAAGTGGTATGAAATTGCCGTAGGCTTCAATAACCCTAAATTCAATCTTGCGAACTTCTGGTATGGCGTTACCTTAAGAGCCAACCAGAATTATGATCAGGCCATTACCGCTTTCCAGACTTTTCAAAATAAATATAAAAAGCAGGATGAATATCAGGAACGTGCGAAAATAGGGATCGCTTCCTGCCAGTTTGCCCTTTTTGAAGTTAGCCATCCAAGACTGTACAGCCTCAGCAGATTGAACAACGAGATCAACCAGAAAGGGTCAAATTATGCCCCTTTAATGAGAGGCAGTATTTTATATTTTACTTCCTCCAGACCTACAGATACTAAAAGCAAAAGTATCATCCTTTCAGATGATAAAAGCAATGCAAAGGTGACCAGGAAAGAAAGCCCTTACATCAATGCGATTTATGAAACTGCTGGCAACCCATTGAATGAAAAGATCACGATCAGCAAAATTCCAAGTACCCTGAAAGGAAAAGATGTGGCGGCACCAGCCTTTCTCCCAAATGGGAGAACAATGTTCATGACTGTGTGGACTGCCAAAGACAACAGAAAAATTTACCAGAGTACACGTAATTCCTCTACAGAAAGTTCAGCATGGTCTGAGCCGGTTGAACTGGGTGGAAATGTAAATATCAATGGCTTCAATTCCATGCAGCCCTTCGTAAGCAGAAATGGAAAATACCTGATCTTTTCTTCAGATCGCCCTGGTGGAATAGGAAAATATGATTTATGGTATTGTGCGATTCGTCCGGACGGATCCCTTGGTCAGGCCGTTAATATGGGGAATACCATCAACACTGCCGGTGATGAAGAAGCACCCTACTACAATGTGAGAACGAAGAAATTACTCTATAGCAGTAATGGAAAAGTAGGATTGGGTGGCTTCGATTTTTATGAAAGTGAAGGTGATTTCGACAGCTGGTCGGATCCGCGTAACCTCGGCTATCCTTTCAACTCTTCCAAAGATGATCTTTACTTTACGCCTGTAGATGGTGATGATGTGGAAGGTTACATCAGTTCCGATAGGGAGTCTTTGTGCTGCCTGGAGCTCTTTTACCTGAAACGTGAATTCCTGAATGTAAGAGGCCAGATCATCGATTGCGAAACAAAAAAACCATTGGAAAATGTCATCGTAACGGTATCAGATTCCCTGCAGGAATTTAAGTTTACCACTGGTTCGGATGGCAAATACAATTTTAAACTGAATACCAATCGCCAGCTGCAGATTACCGCAGAAAAAACAAAATATTTCACTAAGAAGCTGCATTATAACTATGATCAGCTTGCCCAAAAAGACACATTGATTACTGAGGAAATTTGTCTGATCCCGAATGATGTACCGATTCGTTTAAAGAATGTGCTGTATGAATTTAATAAAGCCGAGCTGACGGAGGCCTCCAAAGCAGAACTGGAAATCGTATACAATGTGATGATGGATAATCCATTAGTAGCAATCGAATTGAGTGCCCATACCGATACAATAGGCTCCCAGGTTTATAACCTTGACCTCAGCAATAGAAGGGCTAAATCATGTGTCGATTACCTGGTCAGCAGAGGAATTCCCGCAAGCCGTATGGTCAGCAAAGGTTATGGGTCGACCATGCCAGTTGCGCCGAATTTCCTGAAAAATGGAAAAGATAATCCTGCCGGAAGAGCACTCAACAGACGTACGGAATTTAAAGCCATTAAAAACAAAGAGTAA
- a CDS encoding GAF domain-containing protein → MENNLGGVLVSSNEEARLENLKKYKILYTKTEPYFDQLAAITATMMNTPIAMINFVDKDVVWTKADQHGQAGKEIERGSSLCSLAILNESVTVYEDLIQNPALVSNPLYLGESGLRFYAAAAITTNEGFRVGAVCIVDKKPRVFGEEDRKKLEKIALMVRLEMNKRIGIS, encoded by the coding sequence TTGGAAAATAACTTGGGGGGGGTCTTAGTTTCATCGAATGAAGAGGCAAGACTGGAAAATTTAAAAAAATACAAGATACTTTATACGAAAACTGAACCTTATTTTGATCAGCTGGCTGCGATTACTGCAACGATGATGAATACACCTATTGCGATGATCAATTTCGTAGATAAGGATGTAGTCTGGACAAAGGCCGATCAGCATGGACAAGCCGGCAAAGAAATAGAGCGAGGATCGAGCCTCTGCTCGCTGGCCATTCTAAATGAGAGTGTTACCGTATATGAAGATTTAATTCAAAATCCAGCATTGGTGTCTAATCCACTGTATTTAGGAGAATCCGGCCTGCGCTTTTATGCCGCTGCGGCCATCACTACCAACGAAGGGTTTAGAGTGGGGGCAGTTTGTATCGTAGATAAAAAGCCTCGTGTATTCGGAGAAGAAGACCGTAAAAAGCTGGAGAAAATTGCCTTGATGGTCAGACTGGAAATGAACAAAAGAATTGGAATCTCTTAA
- a CDS encoding TolC family protein, with amino-acid sequence MIQFPSYQLLKSKNLLFSIALLLLGSTGFAQQKLSLEEAISTALKNNYDIKLVNNDIRIAKNNVNPGNAGMLPQLTADYSKGGSKQNTVQTAATGVEKKSDGVRSTNQNYGASLGWTVFDGFQMFANYDRLKELQKLGEVTAKGTILTTVADVISGYYAIARQQQLVMAADTSLDISKMRLTIAQNKLAIGRGSKLDVLAATVDYNADTSAYLQQKNLLKNSMVTLNQVMARDLNLVFEVDENIRIAQNLNYTELAGLTEQLSPTLQSAFINKKIAELALKQVKGQRYPTVGLNSGYEFSNSTSPTGFNQKFRAQGFTYGVTASLNLFNGFLQRQNERNAKIEINSSELNLEKTRLDLNAQLLTAFQNYQTNLDLLKVEQHNLDIAKQNLDITLEKYRLGSIAPLELREAQKNSITAITRYLDAQYQAKLTEISLKEISGTLNIQ; translated from the coding sequence ATGATCCAGTTTCCAAGCTATCAGCTTCTAAAAAGCAAAAACCTCTTGTTCAGCATTGCCCTGTTGCTACTGGGCAGTACTGGTTTTGCACAGCAAAAACTGAGTCTGGAAGAGGCCATCAGCACTGCATTAAAGAACAATTACGACATTAAGCTCGTGAACAATGACATCCGCATTGCGAAAAACAATGTGAATCCTGGAAATGCAGGTATGCTGCCACAGCTGACCGCTGATTATAGTAAGGGTGGCAGCAAACAGAATACGGTGCAAACCGCAGCAACAGGTGTAGAAAAAAAATCGGATGGCGTAAGAAGTACCAACCAGAATTATGGTGCTTCGCTGGGCTGGACAGTTTTTGATGGCTTCCAGATGTTTGCAAACTACGACCGTTTGAAGGAATTACAGAAATTGGGAGAGGTAACTGCAAAAGGCACCATCCTCACTACCGTTGCCGATGTGATCAGTGGTTATTATGCCATTGCCAGACAGCAGCAATTGGTGATGGCAGCGGATACATCATTAGACATTTCTAAGATGCGCTTAACCATTGCACAAAACAAACTGGCCATTGGCAGGGGATCAAAACTGGATGTATTGGCCGCAACCGTGGATTATAATGCAGATACTTCCGCTTATCTGCAGCAGAAGAACCTGCTAAAAAACAGCATGGTGACATTAAACCAGGTGATGGCCCGCGATCTTAACCTGGTTTTTGAAGTAGATGAAAACATCAGGATAGCACAAAACCTGAACTATACGGAACTGGCCGGTTTAACCGAGCAGTTGAGTCCGACATTACAGTCTGCTTTCATCAATAAAAAGATTGCCGAGCTGGCTTTAAAACAGGTAAAAGGACAGCGGTACCCTACGGTTGGTCTGAATAGTGGTTATGAGTTTTCGAATAGCACGAGTCCGACGGGATTTAACCAGAAGTTTCGTGCCCAGGGTTTCACTTATGGTGTAACGGCCAGTCTGAATCTTTTTAATGGCTTTTTACAGCGCCAGAATGAGCGCAATGCGAAAATAGAAATCAATTCCTCGGAGCTGAACCTGGAGAAAACCAGACTGGATTTAAATGCACAGCTGCTCACTGCTTTTCAGAATTACCAGACGAATCTGGACTTACTGAAAGTGGAGCAGCACAATCTGGACATCGCTAAACAAAATCTGGACATTACGCTCGAGAAATACCGACTAGGCAGTATCGCTCCATTGGAGCTCAGAGAGGCACAAAAGAATTCTATAACGGCTATTACCCGTTATTTAGATGCCCAATATCAGGCAAAACTAACAGAAATCAGCTTAAAAGAAATCAGTGGAACGTTAAATATTCAATAA
- a CDS encoding efflux RND transporter permease subunit, translating into MSISTTSIKRPVLAIVMNLMILLFGVIGYNFLGVREYPNIDPTVVSVRTSYPGANSDIIESQITEPLEKSINGIDGIRNISSSSNQGSSNITIEFNLNKDIDDAANDVRDKVSQAARSLPKDIDGNPVVSKADANSDAIITMTIQSDKRNVMELSDYAENVIADRLQTITGVSSVQIQGQRKYAMRIRISPDKLAAYGLTTQDIVTALNNENVELPSGKITGANTELIVKTLGKLTNEDEFNNLILKNDGDQVVRLKDIGYAALGSENEETILRESGKPMVAVGLIPQPGANYLEISKEFDKRFEQLKKDIPEDIKLNISLDNTKFIKMSVTEVAETIMLSLVLVILIIYLFFRDWAIAIRPLIDIPVSLVFTFFIMYIFGFSINVLSLLAIVLATGLVVDDGIVVTENIFKKVEEGYSPFEAAIKGSNEIFFAVISISVTLAAVFLPVIFLEGFVGRLFREFGIVIGAAVLISAFVSLTLTPMLNAYLMKSTGHKKSKFYNMTEPYFVRLNESYAENLNKFLDKKWLAIPIIVVCVAVIGLFWQLLPKETAPYDDRSAINMRVTTPEGSSFEYTDRFMLKIQQMISDSIPETKVNITITSPGFGGSGSTNSGFIRMGLSDPGDRGRTQDEIAAKLTKITRGYTEGKVVVTQQPTISVGRRGGLPVNYIIQAQNFEKLREKMPLFMDEVAKDPTFTTSDVDLKFNKPEIDLTIDRDKARNLGVSVSDIGLALQLGLSGQRFSYFFMNGKQYQVIGQFEMNDRKDPLDLSSVYVRNDKGELIQIDNLVTAIEKSSPPQLYRNNRFISATVSAGLAPGKSIGEGIAAMDRISEKILDESFSTDLGGESRDFKESSSNTMFAFGLALLLVYLILSAQFESFIDPIIIILTVPMAVAGAFLSLWLFGQSWNIFSQIGTIMLIGLVTKNGILIVEFANQLKETGKSVHDAIREASVSRLRPILMTSLAIAIGALPIAMALGAAAKSRMGMGIVIVGGTMFALILTLFVIPAIYSYWSKEHKANTELELSLKAALAEEASEKNDKKS; encoded by the coding sequence ATGAGTATTTCAACCACCAGTATAAAGAGGCCCGTTCTGGCCATCGTAATGAACCTCATGATCCTCCTTTTTGGGGTGATCGGCTATAATTTTCTGGGTGTCCGGGAATACCCGAACATCGATCCTACCGTAGTTTCGGTAAGAACCTCCTATCCTGGAGCGAATTCAGACATTATTGAGTCACAGATAACAGAACCTCTGGAGAAATCTATCAACGGAATTGATGGGATCAGGAACATTTCTTCTTCCAGTAATCAGGGAAGCAGTAATATTACCATAGAATTTAACCTGAACAAAGACATTGATGACGCGGCGAATGACGTGAGGGATAAAGTTTCTCAGGCAGCAAGAAGTTTACCGAAAGATATTGATGGAAATCCGGTAGTGAGTAAAGCGGATGCCAACTCCGATGCCATCATCACCATGACCATTCAAAGTGATAAAAGGAATGTCATGGAGCTGAGTGATTATGCTGAAAATGTGATTGCAGACCGTCTCCAAACCATTACCGGTGTGAGCAGTGTACAAATTCAGGGACAGCGGAAATATGCGATGCGCATCCGGATTTCTCCGGATAAACTGGCGGCTTATGGTTTAACTACACAGGACATCGTGACTGCCCTGAACAATGAAAACGTAGAGCTGCCTTCCGGAAAAATTACCGGAGCCAATACGGAGTTGATTGTAAAAACATTGGGTAAACTGACCAATGAAGATGAATTTAATAACCTGATCCTGAAAAACGACGGAGATCAGGTGGTGCGTCTGAAGGACATCGGTTATGCCGCTTTAGGCTCAGAGAACGAAGAAACCATTTTAAGGGAATCGGGAAAACCAATGGTTGCCGTGGGCTTGATCCCACAGCCGGGGGCCAATTACCTGGAAATTTCCAAGGAATTCGATAAAAGATTTGAGCAGTTAAAAAAGGACATCCCAGAAGATATTAAACTAAATATCTCTTTAGACAATACGAAGTTCATCAAAATGTCGGTGACCGAAGTTGCAGAAACCATTATGCTGTCCCTGGTACTCGTGATCCTAATCATTTACCTGTTCTTTAGGGATTGGGCTATCGCCATCCGTCCATTAATTGACATTCCTGTATCCTTGGTATTCACCTTCTTTATCATGTACATTTTCGGCTTCTCGATCAACGTATTGTCGCTCCTGGCGATTGTACTGGCTACTGGTCTGGTGGTGGATGACGGGATTGTAGTCACAGAAAATATTTTCAAGAAAGTGGAAGAAGGCTATTCTCCTTTTGAAGCTGCCATTAAAGGTTCCAATGAGATTTTCTTTGCGGTGATTTCGATCTCAGTCACTTTGGCCGCTGTATTCTTACCGGTGATCTTTTTAGAAGGATTTGTGGGCCGGCTCTTTCGGGAGTTCGGGATCGTGATCGGTGCCGCGGTCCTCATCTCGGCATTCGTATCTTTAACGCTAACACCGATGCTGAATGCCTACCTGATGAAATCAACGGGGCATAAAAAATCGAAGTTTTACAACATGACTGAGCCATATTTTGTGAGGCTGAATGAAAGTTATGCGGAAAATCTGAATAAATTCCTGGATAAAAAATGGCTGGCCATTCCGATTATTGTAGTATGTGTGGCTGTTATCGGGCTTTTCTGGCAGCTGTTACCGAAAGAAACCGCCCCTTATGACGATAGGAGTGCCATCAATATGAGGGTCACTACCCCTGAGGGATCTTCTTTTGAATACACGGATCGTTTCATGCTGAAAATCCAGCAGATGATCAGTGATTCTATTCCAGAAACGAAGGTAAATATTACCATCACCTCTCCAGGATTTGGAGGTTCGGGATCTACGAATAGTGGTTTCATCCGGATGGGCTTAAGTGATCCGGGCGACCGTGGCAGGACACAGGATGAAATTGCTGCCAAGCTGACTAAAATTACCAGAGGTTATACGGAAGGGAAAGTTGTCGTTACGCAGCAGCCTACCATTTCTGTGGGCCGTCGTGGGGGATTGCCGGTGAACTATATCATTCAGGCACAAAACTTCGAAAAGCTTCGTGAAAAAATGCCTTTGTTTATGGATGAGGTGGCTAAAGATCCGACTTTTACGACCTCCGATGTAGACCTGAAATTTAATAAACCGGAGATTGATTTGACCATTGACCGGGATAAGGCGAGAAATCTGGGGGTATCCGTTTCCGATATCGGCCTTGCGCTGCAATTGGGATTGAGCGGACAGCGTTTCTCTTATTTCTTCATGAATGGCAAACAATACCAGGTGATCGGGCAGTTTGAGATGAACGACCGTAAAGATCCTTTGGATTTAAGTTCAGTATATGTCAGAAATGACAAGGGCGAGCTGATCCAGATTGATAACCTGGTGACGGCAATTGAAAAAAGCAGTCCGCCGCAACTGTATAGAAATAATCGTTTCATCTCTGCTACTGTTTCCGCAGGTTTAGCTCCAGGTAAAAGTATTGGCGAAGGAATTGCGGCCATGGACCGGATTTCTGAGAAAATTCTGGACGAATCTTTCTCTACAGATCTTGGTGGAGAATCCAGAGATTTCAAGGAAAGTTCTTCCAATACCATGTTTGCCTTTGGCCTGGCGCTATTGCTGGTGTACCTGATTTTATCCGCACAATTTGAAAGCTTTATTGATCCGATCATCATCATCTTAACCGTACCAATGGCCGTTGCCGGTGCATTTTTATCGCTCTGGCTTTTCGGGCAAAGCTGGAATATTTTTAGTCAGATTGGGACGATTATGCTCATCGGTCTGGTGACCAAAAACGGGATCCTGATCGTGGAGTTTGCCAACCAGCTGAAAGAAACCGGTAAAAGCGTGCATGATGCCATCCGGGAAGCTTCTGTTTCCAGGTTAAGGCCAATTTTAATGACCAGTCTGGCGATTGCCATCGGGGCATTGCCAATTGCAATGGCTTTAGGCGCTGCTGCAAAAAGCAGGATGGGGATGGGAATTGTGATCGTTGGAGGAACCATGTTCGCCTTGATCCTGACCTTATTTGTGATCCCGGCTATTTATTCCTACTGGTCAAAAGAACACAAAGCAAATACAGAATTAGAACTTTCGCTGAAAGCCGCATTGGCAGAAGAAGCGTCAGAAAAAAACGATAAGAAATCATGA